The region TTTGAGTTATAAAAAAAACAATCTAAGTTTAGATTGTTTTTTTAGCTCGAAGGCACATAGACCATTCGCTTTACTATTCTTCTACATTCTCTTTTAAAATTTTCTTAAGCTTTCGTTCAAAATCTCGCCTCGGCAACATAACAATGTGTCCGCAACCCAAACATTTAAGCTTAATATCCATTCCCATCCGAA is a window of Pediococcus claussenii ATCC BAA-344 DNA encoding:
- a CDS encoding DUF951 domain-containing protein — encoded protein: MNKEYQLHTIVQMKKPHPCGTNEWEIVRMGMDIKLKCLGCGHIVMLPRRDFERKLKKILKENVEE